The genomic stretch GATCAGTAGCCCATGAAGAGAAGGTTAAGGAGATGATGTATAAAGTTTCAGAAAAAGACTTAACACATTTGATAATTAGTATTTTCAAATCTCTTTTGTTAGGGATCCCTAGAGGTAGGAATTTGTTGACTGAACCGCACTCCTTCATATACGTCAGGAGTTCATTGATGAGAAGGGGTTAGGGAAAGCTTGAACTCATTTCCTACCGTGATGAATATAAGTGCAATTGCAATTCCTGGAGAGTCATACATTTGTGTCTTGATAAGACCATTCACTATTTCTTGAAGCTCAATATTTCCCATGAACCATATAGCTTAGAGAAACCATGAACCAGAATAAAAGAGCTTGCCCCACCCATGAGTAAATATTTCTTAGTAGTCTCATTAGACCATAATTCCCTCTTGGAATATATGAATAATAGGTAGGAGCATAAAGTGAAACATTATGGAGCTACAAAGATAGTTATTGAATTGTTAGTACCAAATAAAAACATTTCTTCTAGAGTAGTTGTTAATATGAATAATAGAAACTCTGTTATAGCCATTTTTGTACATTCAATGTCTCCACAGTTAGAGGAATAAATAGAGTTGAAcattgtaaaaaattaaaaataaaaattgaaagatTTTATTGAAATTGTTCGTTTCGAAATTTCTTGAAAAGCTAATCATAGGTTTTTCTCTCCATCGGAACAATAGGGCCGTTATGCTCATTATTAAACTTGTTGAAGAGATGAAACATAACAAAGATAGATATTTTTTATCAGATGTTGAATCAATCATCAAAAGAAGAATTAGGCAAAAAATTAGGTTACATTATgggaaaatgaaactttcatggaagaGAAGCAAATGAAACGCTTTCATAAAAATTCTCATAAAATCGAGAATGAAGTTTTCATTCATTTTAAGTTTTCCACACTAAGGCCATGTTTCGAAACCATGcattccatgccaaacaatgaAAAGTGAAAATTGATTTTATGTTAATTGAACAATTTGTGttgtttgaatggcaaataaatgtataaatttcactaagcaattattacaattttcCATTATTTGAATTCTTAATACAAGAAACTGGTCAGTAAAATGAGAGGAACATCAGATTTCCACTAAACAAGAACTCTAAAttaaaatccatgtttcaatagttctCATGAGAATCATCAtcggatttatttatttattttattttatttttgtcccTTTCTTTTACCTTGGATTCCATGTATCTAGACATGCCCTTAAGAGAACTTGTATCAAACAATGGTAAAGAAAAaacactttaatcacaattacagAAATATTAGTTTCAAAACAAGCATTGGGCCATGGATTCTTTTCCATGTTTTTAGTTTTCCATGGAGATTTTAGAAATCCACATTTTGTATTCTTCCCACAAAAACAGGCCAATAAAGATTGGGCGTATGCCAAAATAATCCAACAAGATATAAACACCTGTCAGGTATTTGAAAACTCTATCAGTTTATTTGATTGAATAATCAGTCTATATTCAAGTGTATGTTGCAATAACTCTCCTTCCATAGAACCTGAAATAACACAATCCTGTATCAGAAAAATTGAAGAACTAAAGAGAGTACAAAATGAGGTCTGTACAACAGAGTCTATATGGGTTTTCGTCGTCCATCGAGTCCAAGCTGAGGTTTGAACTTTTGAACATCTTGACTCGCTGAAAAACTTGTGGGGCTGCAATTATGCTGTTTAAGGGTATCAGACCACAGGCATCATCCGTCAATTCATACAAAAAGCAAGGAAGAATTGTGTGCTTTGTCTCTTGAAAGAGCTTATTCTTTTGCTTTCCCTGCTGCATTGCAATGCTGCATGTTCGAGGAAGCACTCTGTGCAAAATGCATTGCCTTcggcatagttctaaaactcggtgaCCCAACTTGAAAATCTGGCAACTCAAACCAACTTGATACGATTTCGAGCCAAGTCACCATGAAACTTGACCATGAGACTCAGTCTCAAGTCGTTGTTACTCATCAACTCGACTCATGACTCGGTCAACTGGGAACAACTTGAACCAAGTCACTCACCTGAAGagtgttttattttataaaatgtgGGTTCAAACACACAATCTCCTTAGAGCACCAACGTCGGTGGCCAGCACACCAAGCACTGCTTAAATACTCCACTGAATCTTCAAGTCAACCTGACCTGGCTAAACATCGAATCaaatcaagttttcaagtttttgaactaCGGCCTTTGGAGCGGCGAAGGGCCTTCGAGGTGCAATCTACAATGCTTGAAGTTTGTTGAAATGGCAAATGATGCCCATTTGGTAGGTTGTTTTCTGTTTGGGAAATGAAAGGGCGTTTGTGTTTGTATATGACTACATTTCTATCTTGCCAAGAAAAAGTTCTTAAACTCCAACATCAACCACCTCAAGAACACTGCTAGATCCGGCCTTCTTCCAAATCTTCCTCTCTTCCATCTTCTCTCTTGCCCGTAGAGCCTCCGGCCATTGGCCTTCCAAGGCATAAATGTTTGACAGAAGCACATAAACACCTGATTCATTGCTTCTCAACTCTACAATCCTCTCCATCACTTTCTCAGCCAATTCAATGTCACTTCTCACTCTGCAGCCTCCAAGCAAAGCCCCCCAAATAGTAACATCAGGTTCAAAAGGCATCTCTCTAGCTAGCAAATGTGCTTCCTCGAGCCTACCATTTCGGCCAAGCAAATCAATCAAACACCCATAATGCTCAATCTTTGGATCCATCCCGAAATCTCTCTTCATACTTTCAAAAATCCGTTGGCCTTCTTCAACCAAACCACCATGATTGCAAGCGAACAAACTGCTGGTAAACGTGAAACTATTTGGTGTAAATCCTTCCCTTTGTATCATTGAGAAAATTTTGATTGCATCTTTGATCCTTCCATGGATTGCCAGTGATTTGATCATCACATTCCAACAGAAGACATCTTTCTCAACCATCTTAATGAAAACTCTGAAAGCATTATCAACGTCTCCACACTTGGCATACATTTCTATGAGAGCAGTCCCTATAATTACTCCTAGCTGAAACCCATCTTTCATTAGATGGAAATGTATCCATTTTCCAAGTTCAAGAGATCCCAAATGGGCACAAGCTGACAGAGCAGAAACAAATGTAAACCCGTCTAAAATCACATCCTCAGATTGCATCTGAACAAAGAGATCCAACGCTTCTTGAAATTCCCCACATTGGTTGTAATTTGAAATCATTGAATTCCAAGAAACTGTATTTCTTTCCGGCATTTCATTGAACAATCCTCTCGCTGTTCTGAGATCGCCAGAATTTGCAAATGCTCCAACCATTGATGTCCAAGACACGACATTCCTCTCTGGCATCTGTTTAAACAAATATTCCGCAGCCTTTACATCCCCAACCCTTGTGTAACCTGAAATAATCGAATTCCAAGAAACCACATCTCtttgaggcatttcatcaaacaagctTCTCCCGGACTCAACTTCGCCAAAATTCACATACTCAGATATCATCCGATTCCACAGTTCCACAGGTTTCATGACCATCCCATCAAAAATCTTCCGCGCATCACCCAATCTTCCATTTTCCGCATGACCCATCTCAAAAGAATCACTGCAACTTGCCATCTTTATATAGAAATTCAGAAGTGTATCGCTGACAGCCAAAACGCAATCCAGCCCTCCTTTCAAAACCCGGCAATGTATCTTCTCCCCTTCTCTTCTGTCCCCAAGCTCCAAGCATGCCTTCAAGACATATGGGTATGTGTATCTGTTCGGTTCGAGCCTTCTTTcgggcattttctcaaacatgtagATGCATTTCTCATATGGGCCATTGTATGCATATCCTCTGATCATGTGATTCCAAAGGAAGATCTCAGGATAGTATTTTCCGCCTTCCATGTCAGAGAAGACGAGTTCGGCGTAATCCATCCGACCGAATTCGGTGCTCCGTCGGAGAAGTTTTGATGGgatttcaacggtttggatgagagAGTTTGTGATGGAGAAGGCATGGATCTGTTTCAGCTGTTTGAAGGTGCAATCTTGCAAAAGGCGGGAGATTTTCTCTTCTATGTAAGAAGGCATTGGTGGCATCAAAGTGGCGCACTGCGCACTGGCGCATTGTAGACCGATCCCTTCCAGAGAGGAGTACCTTTGAGGGATTCTGCGGTTACTTGCTTacgtaggtagggcccacctgcgaTCACGATGGACGATTGCCATTGGATAGGAGTTTCATCACTTCGATCGGATAATCACATCCTTTCAAATGAGGACCTTTTgtatttcaaccgtccattttgcATGCCTTTATGTCTTTGGCTGTTGATTCTCCAACGTTGGttacttttgggcccacttgCCTAAGACACActagctctgtggggccaccatgttgtatatgttaaatccactccgtccatcaggcgaGAACCTTTATTTTCACCGTGCATACCAAAATATCAGCCAGATAGATAACTCAGATGGGCCAAAGCaatgggtgtggcccatgtgagttttaGATCGGGCTGTTTTTtagattttctcttcatcctagtGAGTCACACAAGATGAatggttttgatgaaagataagaTGGTGGGCCCGTTCACAAACCTATGTTGGCATCCCTTCCCCATTGCTCGttgtggagtggcccacctggtgtaGCTGATTTTTAGCCCCAGGGCTTAACATCCTGAaggtcacctgatgaacggagtggatgtcacgcaGAAAACATGGTTGGCTACTACCGAGGTGTTGTAGAGGATGAATCCTAACCGTCCGAATTGGGTCGTGAAAAGGTAATTCCAACGAGAGGGCCTGTTTtcttcttgaccgtccatttgcaAATGCTTTCAATCCAAcgtctggatttttatttttattttgtaatcaGTGTTTTGCAGCATGGGTTGTccaggatgtggaccccactggcgGCCAAGCCATCTTCAGATTATTCAATGTATGGACTATGGGTTACTCCCGGCCGCAACTTAGGTTGAGCCAATAGGAGTTTGGGTCCGGTTCTGAGGGTCTGAAAAAAGCCCACCGGATTCCAAATCAGTTGGGTTAGGGTTTAGAAAGTTTTAATCGCATGCATTTAAGTCGGGCTAAGTTGAGGTTAGATCAAACATAAAAGAATTTAGGTTGTATTTGGGCCgggcaccttgggttggaatttAGGTTAATTTGGGTTGGATATCAGGTCATCTTGAGGTGGGGCCAGGTCAAACTGACATGTGCATAGGTTTGGGAGGTGGATTGGGGGCCCAGAGTGGGTacggctgtacatcgagccgagttaaGTCGAGGTGAGCCAagattggcttgactcgtccgtgctCTCCTCAAGTTCGAGCTCGAACTCAGCCTCGAGCTTATTATTGGAGCTTAGTTTGTTTGTCAACTCTTTTGAGTCAAGCTCGAGGCGAGCTAGCGGATTGAGTCGAGGAGCGAGCTTACCTCGAATCGAGTCAAGCCTGCTCCCAACTCAACCCAATATGCACCCGACTTAACccagcaacccaacccaacctacacCCGATTCAACCTAGCCAACCGACCCAGTTGACCCAACCCGCACCcaacccaactcccaaatcaaatatttaattaataataataataattgttattattattattattattatatatatatatatatatatatatattaaataaagCTATAGAGGTACTTTGTTGTTCAtgctgagagggagagagagagagactctggAGCTCGGGTGCGATGAGTTGGGTAAGGAAGGAAAATGGTAAGAAAATGACAGACAGAAATGGTTtgagtatatatatatgtgtgtgtgtgtgtgtgtgtgtgtgtgtgtgtgtgtgtgtgtatttgagctgagccgagttcgagcttaagcttcgagccgagtcaagttcaagtcaagtcaagaTCCACTGTGATCGTACTCGGCTTGTTCTCAAAGCGTGCTGGATTACATGAAGCTTGACTTGCCTCGAGTCGTTTCAAGCCAAGCTAAGTGaagccaagtcgagcgagcttttcgagctagcttggcctAAGAGTGGAGATTGAAGCCTGCCTTCGAAATTTTCTTCAGggatacagaagttttggatcaaactgatatttatgtttttctttcatttaggTATGTGTGatgttatgaataggttggaaggaaaataaacatcacagtaggctccaggaaagtttcaaccgtAGGAGTTCACGGCTttatacagtgtggtccacttgaggggaTGCGTATTTCTACGAAAGCCTTCCACAATAAGTTCCTGCGcttaaaacttaggtggggcctaatgtgatgtttgtaagaaatcaaccccatccatccattttttttagcttattttaggacttgagaccaaaagtgagcaggatcctagactcaagtaggccgcactaaaggaaaaggtaagtaggaaaattcccaccgttgaaacctcccaagCATCGACAGTGATGTTTGCATGCTGTCCATGCTGTTCGTAATGTCATTCctattgagatgaactgaaaatgcaaatattatcttgattcaaaacttccgtgctcccatgaatatttcaattgtggatgatcaatcctcacgttttcgatGCACATATGGCTCAATTTTAGTCTCaggtcttaaaatgagctttaaaatatatatatatatatatatatatatatatatatatatatatatatatatatatagacagttgaatttcttaaaaacatcacagtgggccccacataggtttcgAGAACAGGAACTTCCtgagaaaggctttcacaggaaatctgagtaggtctcaagtccaaccagttggattaCATGGTAAAGTGCAAGAGAAGATAACATCCAAAATCTATTGAAATGCATCTGACATCTAATCCTTCTAATAGGTTATCTACTATAAAGGATCATCTAATGCAAAAATTATCCTTAGTAATTATTTGGGACATATCATGTAAAACAATTTCTAGCCATTAgtaaatagtaaaaaagaaatgtggtgcacttgataagtagatttattattattattattattatttacaatgTGATCATTGTAAGGCCAATACATTGTACGGGTTGGATGttaacacatgaaaggttggaagttattggcAAGGTGGGCCATAACTTACAGTCTAACTGGTTGAACTTGAGACCTCTAGATGCCACTGCTTTTGCAGGGTATGATGCAGGGATGGCAACAGACACATCCTAGCCAACTCATTTGGGATCATAGCTGTTGGATTGGGGTCATGTTGCAATAAtgcaaaccgtttatatgatgggcctaagCATTTATATAAtgcaaactgtttatatgatgggcccagTACATAGGAGGTTCCTGTTTCTCAACATGCTGTATGGCATGTAAGTTCTTATATGCAGAATTGCCGAAGGATTTTGCCGGATAGTCTAATTCGGATGTCGGGATCTTCCTTTCCTTTACATCTCTTTAGAGAAGATCTGATGGGATTTTGCTTCTGTTGTGGTGTTAGATTGGGGACCTAGCTCTTATTTGGAGGAGTTTGAAACCTATCAAAACTCTTCTCCCTGAAAGGCGCTTCAGACAAAACAAAGAATCCCAGTTCTCTCATGATACTATGTGTGTATCACAGTAGCACACCACCCCTTGGCGAATTTCTAGATGTATCATAACGTAGTAGGGCTCACTGGTTTACCCAATCACATCATCTAACCTTTAggttaatctagaccgttgatcaacaAGGCCCACCATATAGGATTCTTACACGGCATGGAAAACCATTCTATCCATGACAGGGCCATTCACATGAAAAAAGAGAATTAATCctatcttcttttttctctctttctccatgTGGAAAGAGACATAGGGTCTTAAGGAGGGAGGGAAAATATTAAGGCTTATTTATCAAAATCGGaggaattaaaatataaaaaaaaaaactcttaaacaaaagtaTTAGAGGCAATTGATAATTTAAACTCTTTTCCCCTTAATGGGTTAGTTGATCACTAGATTTCTTGATCTTTattctattttgtttagtttttcgggtatatccatgccgttggTCTGGTCATATAAATGATTTTGATCATCATGATTCGCTACAAAAAATATAGAAGCACTTTGGATGTATAGCAAGAAATGTAATGAAATCTGAGCGGATCTAGTGATCCTTACTAAAA from Magnolia sinica isolate HGM2019 chromosome 17, MsV1, whole genome shotgun sequence encodes the following:
- the LOC131231600 gene encoding pentatricopeptide repeat-containing protein At3g29230-like, translating into MPPMPSYIEEKISRLLQDCTFKQLKQIHAFSITNSLIQTVEIPSKLLRRSTEFGRMDYAELVFSDMEGGKYYPEIFLWNHMIRGYAYNGPYEKCIYMFEKMPERRLEPNRYTYPYVLKACLELGDRREGEKIHCRVLKGGLDCVLAVSDTLLNFYIKMASCSDSFEMGHAENGRLGDARKIFDGMVMKPVELWNRMISEYVNFGEVESGRSLFDEMPQRDVVSWNSIISGYTRVGDVKAAEYLFKQMPERNVVSWTSMVGAFANSGDLRTARGLFNEMPERNTVSWNSMISNYNQCGEFQEALDLFVQMQSEDVILDGFTFVSALSACAHLGSLELGKWIHFHLMKDGFQLGVIIGTALIEMYAKCGDVDNAFRVFIKMVEKDVFCWNVMIKSLAIHGRIKDAIKIFSMIQREGFTPNSFTFTSSLFACNHGGLVEEGQRIFESMKRDFGMDPKIEHYGCLIDLLGRNGRLEEAHLLAREMPFEPDVTIWGALLGGCRVRSDIELAEKVMERIVELRSNESGVYVLLSNIYALEGQWPEALRAREKMEERKIWKKAGSSSVLEVVDVGV